A genomic window from Candidatus Sulfotelmatobacter sp. includes:
- a CDS encoding DUF4292 domain-containing protein: MFRTRPVEDNYSKAPLKQSTQQGLIDSINQQAETIHSLKATVDIDTSVGGLKKGHVTDYKEIRGYVLARKPDTLHMIGLMPVVRTKAFDMVSDGQDFKLWIPPKNRFVIGKNDVPTPNTDQPMENIRPQNIYEALLIRRIDANSEIAVLENGYETLHDAKGRRILQDDYELTVIQKAGSGWKLGRKIVFGRTDLKPHRQYIYSEDGTVATDARYAEYKDFDGVSFPSRIEIYRPQEEYDITLNMLKVEINQPLTDEQFTLEQPPGAIVVHLDRPQSSLVIPASVKQQN; encoded by the coding sequence GTGTTTCGCACGCGCCCGGTCGAAGATAACTACTCGAAAGCACCGCTGAAGCAGTCGACGCAGCAGGGATTGATCGACAGCATCAATCAACAGGCGGAAACGATCCACTCGCTGAAGGCGACGGTTGACATCGATACGTCGGTGGGCGGACTCAAGAAAGGCCACGTCACCGACTACAAGGAAATCCGCGGCTATGTGCTGGCGCGCAAGCCGGATACACTCCATATGATCGGGCTGATGCCCGTGGTGCGCACCAAGGCCTTTGACATGGTGAGCGACGGGCAGGATTTCAAGCTGTGGATTCCGCCCAAGAACCGCTTCGTGATCGGCAAGAACGACGTTCCCACACCCAATACCGATCAGCCGATGGAAAATATTCGTCCGCAGAATATTTATGAAGCGCTGCTGATCCGGCGCATCGACGCGAATTCCGAGATTGCCGTGCTCGAGAACGGCTACGAAACTCTGCACGATGCCAAGGGACGGCGAATTCTTCAGGACGATTACGAGTTGACCGTGATTCAGAAGGCCGGGAGCGGATGGAAACTGGGGCGCAAGATCGTCTTCGGGCGCACCGATCTGAAGCCGCATCGGCAATACATTTATAGCGAAGACGGGACGGTGGCAACCGACGCGCGCTACGCCGAGTACAAGGATTTCGACGGCGTAAGCTTCCCTTCTCGCATTGAGATCTACCGGCCGCAGGAAGAATATGACATTACGCTGAACATGCTGAAGGTGGAAATTAACCAGCCGCTCACCGATGAACAGTTCACGCTGGAACAGCCGCCGGGAGCGATAGTCGTGCATCTGGACCGTCCGCAGTCGAGTCTGGTGATACCGGCGAGTGTGAAGCAGCAGAATTAG
- a CDS encoding ABC transporter permease: MMNKMVVANLVHRPARSLIATSAIALEVTMILLVVALFYGLLNGSKESQEGIGWDLTVNPPGSSALIGMSGAPISVKVGDVLRRVPHVTVVAPVIWWFSQKPLEIVYGIDLESYEKLLYPRFHFLAGGPFQTANDVIVDDYYADQNHKKVGDTVEVLNHDFRICGIVPHGIGARKFLPIATMGELVAAEGHASAFYLKLDNPANAGLVTKAIAETPGMEKYSVRSMQEYLSMMTPDNLPGFDIAINIVIGVAVVVGFLVIFQSMYTAVMERTREIGILKSIGASKLYIVNVVLRETMLLAVVGIIAGIIISLVTRRVIMMERPVLRLFWSNQWALRAALIAALGALAGALYPALKAAQRDPIDALAYE; this comes from the coding sequence ATGATGAACAAAATGGTGGTCGCCAACCTGGTGCACCGGCCGGCGCGGTCGCTGATCGCGACCAGCGCCATTGCTCTCGAAGTCACCATGATTCTGCTGGTTGTCGCCCTTTTCTATGGATTGCTCAATGGGTCGAAGGAGAGCCAGGAGGGCATCGGCTGGGATTTGACGGTGAATCCGCCCGGGTCGTCGGCGTTGATCGGTATGTCCGGAGCGCCGATTTCGGTGAAGGTGGGAGATGTGCTGCGCCGGGTTCCGCACGTGACCGTGGTTGCACCAGTGATCTGGTGGTTCAGTCAAAAGCCGCTCGAGATCGTTTATGGCATCGATCTTGAGAGCTACGAAAAGCTGCTGTATCCCAGGTTCCATTTTCTCGCGGGAGGGCCGTTTCAAACGGCAAACGACGTGATTGTGGACGATTACTATGCCGATCAAAACCACAAGAAGGTCGGGGATACAGTTGAGGTCCTCAACCACGACTTCCGAATTTGCGGCATTGTTCCACACGGCATCGGCGCCCGTAAATTTCTGCCAATTGCCACTATGGGAGAGTTGGTGGCGGCTGAAGGGCACGCATCCGCGTTTTACCTCAAGCTGGATAATCCGGCCAATGCCGGCCTGGTAACCAAAGCCATTGCGGAGACGCCGGGCATGGAGAAATATTCAGTGCGCTCGATGCAGGAATATCTTTCGATGATGACGCCGGATAATCTTCCGGGATTTGATATCGCCATCAATATCGTGATCGGGGTGGCGGTCGTGGTCGGCTTTCTGGTGATCTTTCAATCGATGTATACGGCGGTGATGGAGCGCACGCGCGAGATTGGAATTCTGAAATCCATTGGCGCCTCGAAGCTTTATATCGTCAATGTGGTGCTGCGCGAGACGATGCTGCTGGCCGTAGTAGGAATCATCGCTGGGATCATCATCAGCCTGGTGACGCGGCGCGTGATCATGATGGAAAGGCCGGTGCTGCGCCTGTTCTGGAGCAACCAGTGGGCGTTGCGGGCAGCACTGATTGCGGCTCTGGGGGCGCTGGCGGGAGCATTGTATCCGGCGCTGAAGGCGGCGCAGA